The Neoasaia chiangmaiensis sequence GGCAGGGCTGCGTGTCGTCGCGCTCGAGGCCGGTCCTCGCTTCAACGCACGGCAATTCACCCCGGACGAAACCGAGGCATCCGAGTTCTACTGGCGCGAGGAGCGCCTTTCCGGAGGGGACACGCCCCAGGCTTTCGGCGGCAACAACAGCGGCACGGGCGTCGGGGGCTCGTTACTGCATTATGGCGCGTTCCTGCCGCGTCCGGACGCACGGGATTTCCATCTTCACGCCGAAACAGGGCAGGGCGTGGACTGGCCTTTCGATCGCGCGACATTGTTGCCGTATATCGAACGTGTCGAGACCGAAATCGGCGTGTCCGGGCCGGATCATTATCTGTGGGAGCCTGAGCGTCGCTTTCGCACGCCGCCCCCCGCGCGCAACGCCGCCGCGCAGGCAATGTTACGAGGATGCGACGCACTGGGTATCCATGCGTCCGACGGTCCTGTCGGGCTGATTACCGCGCCATGGCACGAGAGGGAGGCATGTGTCGGCTGCGGCGCGTGCCATCAAGGTTGTCGTAACGGCGCAAAGTCCGGTGTCGAGAACACATATCTGCCGCGTGCGGAAGCCGATGGTGCCGAAATCCGCCCTGACTGTTTCGTGCATCATATCGAGCGGGATGCGGCGGGTCGTGTCTCAGCAGTCGTTTATCGTCACAATGGTGTCAATTACCGCCAGCGATGCAAGCAGCTGGTCTTGTCGGCCGGCGCGGTCGAAACGGCACGGCTCCTGCTTCATACCGGTCTGGCGAACAGCAGCGGGCAGGTGGGGCGGAATTACATGGCGCATGTTTCACCCCAGGTCTGGGGGACGCTGCCGGATGAGACGAGACCCAACAAGGGATATCCCTCGCTGGCCATAACCGAGGATCTGCAACGTCCGGAAAACGTCGATTTCGTCGGCGGCTACCTGTTGCAGTCGCTGGGTATGATGCCGCTGACCTGGGCGACCGCAGTGGCACGTGGACGCGGGTTATGGGGAAGTGCGCTGACCGACTATCTCCGGCGGTACAACCATGTCGTGGGAATCGGGGCGCATGGTGACTGCCTGCCATCCGAGAGGAACCGCGTTACCTTGTCGAACGAGGTCGGTCGCGCTGGGGTCCCCAAGCCGCATATCTCGTTCAGTTATGGCGCCAACGAAAACGCCATGAACGCGCATGCTATCCGGACCATGACAGACATCATGAGCGCGGCAGGCGCTACCGATATCTGGTCTCTGTCACGCGATGCGCACATGATCGGAACCTGCCGAATGGGAACCGATGCGGCAACCAACGTCGTCGATCCGTATGGACGGAGTTTCGATATCGACAATCTATGGATTTGCGATCATTCGGTTTTCCCGAGCGCAACCAGCGCCAATCCGGCGCTGGCCATTATGGCGCTGAGCCTGCGCACGGCGGAGGCGATCCTGTCGCGTCGCTAAGGCGCGACAGCGCCATCCCGTTCTATTCCCTGACGCGCTCGATCGAGGCGCCCACGGCCGCAAGCTTCCGATCGACCGCCTCGTAGCCGCGATCGAGATGGTAGATACGGCTGAGAACCGTCTCGCCCTGTGCGGCCAGGCCTGCCAGGATCAGCGAGAACGACGCGCGCAGGTCCGTCGCCATGACGGGTGCGCCGGAAAGGGATGGCACGCCGCGGATGATCGCTGACGATCCATGCACGTTGATGCGCGCGCCCATGCGATTGAGTTCGGGGACATGCATGTAACGGTTTTCGAAAATCGTCTCGGTGATCATCGAGGCACCTTCGGCGACCGACAGCATGGCCATGAACTGCGCCTGCATGTCCGTCGGGAAGCCGGGATAAGGCTCCGTCATGATGTCGACGCCTTGCAGCGGGCCATCGCGACGCACGCGTATCGCGTTTTCCTCGGCAATCACCTCGACCCCGGCTTCTTCAAGCGTGCGGATTACAGCGCCCAGATCGCCGATGCGCCCACCGATGAGCCTGAGATCGCCGCCCGTAATGCCCGCGGCGCAGGCATACGTGCCGCACTCGATACGATCGGCCATGATGGCATGTTCCGCACCATGCAATGCCTCCACGCCATCGATCACCAGGGTGCCGGTGCCCGAACCGCTGATACGCGCGCCCATGCGGTTGAGACACTCGACGAGATCGCCAATTTCCGGCTCACGCGCGGCGTTGACGATCTCGGTGCGTCCCTTGGCAAGGGTCGCCGCCATCAGGAGATTTTCGGTGGCACCAACGGACGCGAATGGCAGCACGACACGGTCGCCGACCAGACCGCCCGGCGCGGAGGCGTTGATGTAGCCGTTCTCCAGCCGGATCTGGGCGCCAAGCGTTTCCAGTCCCTTAAGGTGCATGTCGACCGGGCGTGTTCCGATGGCGCAGCCGCCGGGGAGGGATACGCGCGCCTCATGCATGCGCGCGAGCAGTGGTCCGAGGACGAGGATGGACGCCCGCATCTTGGAGACAATGTCGTAAGGGGCTTCGACCGACTCGATCGGGCCACCGATCGAAAGCGTCCGTCCTTCGGCGTCGACATTCTCGACGGCAACACCATGCTGCCGCAACAGATCGCGCATCGTGGCGATATCGGCGATCTGCGGGACATTCGACAGGATCAGGCGCTCGCCGGTCAGCAGACCGGCGACCATCAACTTCAATCCGGCATTCTTGGCGCCGCCGATGGTGATTTCGCCCTCAAGGCGACGGCCGCCGCGAATAATAAAACGGTCCACGGCACAGGCTCCCGATATAGACGATCAATATGTTCGCTCCCATCCCGCGTTGAGGCGTCGGCGTCAAGGGAGAGGAGGGGGCGGAAAGCGTATGAGCGTGTCATGATGCGGGCCGGTCCACGCATTGCTGTCGCCAATGATGTGACTTCCCGGCCGGATGTCGTAACCATGCGCCGCCCAGCAGTCGTTGCCGCTCAGCACGATCGCGTCGTTCTTTGCGTTCTCCGGCGTCGCGAGGCGCATGCAGGCGCGGTCGTGGTCGGCCAATCCGATGGCCATGTTCCCGGATACCACCGCTTGGCCTGCCGCGATCTGAAATGGCGGGCTCGTCGTCTGGCCGAAACCTGACACCTGATTACCGATGATCTGGATACCCATGGGATAAATATTGGCACTCTCATCGCCAATGGCGATCGCATGCCAGTCCCGCGCGAGCCCGTTCGGCGTCGAGTCGAAGCTGTTGCCGTTGAATTGCACCAGCGAGTAATTACGCAGGACGATACCGCCATCGTGGCCTTCGAAATAACTGGCGGTTATCTGCACACCTTCCGTGGAATCGTCGTTGTCGTCCTTCACGCCATAGGTGCCGAGCATCACCTTGCTGTTGGTGATGTTCACCCCCTGTATCGCACCGACGAGATGGAAGCCGTAGCCGCCGACGACGGTCACGTTCTCGAAGAAATTGTTGTTGGCCCAGTGGTTGCGCTTGCTGCTCGATCCTTCAATCCGGATGGCCTCGCTTTGCGGGTTGCCGACATCCGTGATGGTGACGTGCGATACCAGCGCGCTACCGACGTCGTGCAGCACGATGCCGCGCAGGAAGCCATCGATGATTACATCCCGGATCGTCGGTGACTGAAAACCCGCGCTGGTGCCTGTGACGGCGGCATTGTCCAGAACGATGGCGCTACCGGCCAGATGCCCGCTATCATTCTTCAGCCGGATGTCACGCAGCGCCACGGTTGGCGACGTGTGCGTGTCCGCCGGGAGTGAGAAGTGCAGGATATCGTTGCCATGACTGAGCAGCGTTCCGCCGCGCCCGTCGATCGTGATCGACTGCATGTTGGTGTCATGGACGATCAGCGGACGATCGATGCGGCAGGTGCCCGAAAACACGAGTTCGCCGCCGTCTGCCGACAGGCGGTCCAGAGCCGACTGGAAGGCTGGCTGGTCGTCATGCCGGCCATCGCAGGCAGCGCCCACCGAGTGCACGTCGATATCGGCTGCCTGCGCCAGTCCGACATCGGCAAGCAGCATCGTTGCAAGACAGATGAGGGCGAGCCGATGACGCACGAAGCGGCTCAGAGGCGCGGCGTGGTGACGCCGGACTGGCGCATGTATTTTCCGGCGCGGTCGGCGTAACTGACTTCGCAGGGCGAGGCGCCCTGGAAGAACAGAAACTGGCAGATGCCTTCATTCGCATAGATGCGCGCGGGCAGCTTGGTCGTGTTGCTGATCTCGATCGTCACCTGACCTTCCCATTCCGGTTCCAGCGGCGTGACGTTCACGATGATGCCGCAGCGCGCATAGGTGGATTTGCCCAGACAGACGACGAGCGTATCGCGCGGGATGCGGAAATATTCGATCGTGTGGGCGAGGGCGAAGGAATTCGGCGGAATGGTGATATCGCCCGTCCGCGTGACGAAGCTGTTTGCGGCGAAATTCTTCGGATCGACGACCGCGTTGTCGACATCCGTGAATATCTTGAAATCCTCCCCGACGCGCGCATCGTAACCATAGGATGACAGGCCATAGGATATGACGCCTTCACGCTTCTGCGCCTCAACGAACGGCTCGATCATGCCGCGTTCGAGCGCCATGCGGCGGATCCAGCTGTCGGGCATGATCGGCATGGTCGGGGTAACTCCAGAAAAACAGTTGTTGACCAATGGGGATAGCGGGTCGCGGCGTGCCACGCAATTTTCCATGGCGCCGGTTTGCGAAGCAACGATATGGCGCTGCAAGTCCGTGATGGACACCGCGCAAACGTTATTTCGGTCATTTTCCGGCCGCTGCCATAAGTGGCCGGACGTGAACGATGCCGTCATTCGTTCATCTGGATGAGGTGTCACGCGAATGCGCAGGTTATGGTCGTTTCTACTGCCGGTTACGGCTTTGTTCCATGTTTCATGCGCGTGGAGTGGGCCGGCGCATGATCTGGTCATCTCGACCCAGGACGGGAAATACCAGCGCACCGACGGCGCGGGCCTGACGCGGCGGCCGCCAGCGCCCGATAGCGTCGTGGTGATCGATACGCGCCAGTTTCCACCGAAAATTGTCACGCGGATCGATCAGGGGATCGAACAGACCATCGCCGGGCCGCCACAATCGGTGGCGATCACGCCCGATGGCGAACTCGCCCTGCTTGGCGCGCCGTCGCGGCTCGATGCCGACGGCAAGACCGTGGTGGACAGTTTTCTACAGGTCGTGGCGTTAACGGAACCGCATCGCGGTGTCATCGCGCGTCTGCCGATGAACACCACGATTCAGGGCATCGCGATCAACCGGCAAGGGACACTGGCGCTGGCATGCGGCGTGGACGGACAGTTACGGGTGCTCCGCCTGCGAGGGCGGGAGGTCACGCTTCTGACGACATTGCGCCTTGCGCCCCGCCGTCTCGCCAGTGTCGTTTTCACGCCGGACGGGCGGCATGCGCTCGTATCGCGTCGTGACGACGGCGGCATAGCGGTGCTGGACGTCGATCGGGAAGAGGTTCGCCCGAATGGGCATATTCTTGCCAGCGGCCTTGCGCCCTATGCGCTCGATGTATCGTCGGACGGACGATGGATGGTAACGGGAAATGTGGGGTTGGCGGGACTGCCGGATTTCACCCTTGGCCAGAGCACCGGTGATGCCGATACGATCACCCTCTACGACCTGTCGAAACAGCCATTTCAGGCCGTGGATTTCGCCACGACGCCGACGCTCCCGGAAGGCATTGCGCTTTCACCGGATGGCAAGTGGGTCGCTGTTCAGTCGATGGACGGCTCGTTTCTGCCGCATAACCAGCCCGGACACAGTGCTCACGGGTCGCTGACATTGTTCCGGAACGATCATGGCCATCTCGTTCGGACAGGGCATTGGGCGTCCGGCATCGCGGGTCAGGGTCTGGCTTTCGCGCACGGTGGGGACATGCTGCTTGTGCAGCGGAACGTCGAGCATGAAATCGCCGTCTACCGACGCATTGGCGGCACGTTGACCCCGACGGGCACGGTCTTTCACGTGGGCGGCGGCCCGGTTGCGATCAATACGCTCCCGCGCTGAAATCGGTCTCAGGTCACGTTGTTGAGCATGACCACCGTTGAGCCGCCGCCTTCGACGAGCGATTCGATCGCCTTGTTGAAGGCACGTCCATGGGCGGTGCCCATATGCGCGACAAAAGCGTCGTCGTCCCGATAGGTTTCCTCGACATGGAAGCATTCGGGGTTATCCGCGCGTGTATAGACCACGAACCGCTCGCATCCCGGTTCCGCACGGACGTCCCGCGCCAGATCGATCAGCAATGCCCGAACTTTATGACCGTGGCCGGGCAGGGCGCGCATCGTGGCGTAGAGCGTCTTCGGCATTGTCGTATTCCCATCGTACAGTTTCAATTGAAGCTATTCTGCGTATCAGGACGGACGGCAAGCCAACTCCCCGTGTTCGCCAGACATCCCTTCAATCCTCGCAGTCTTCGGGGGCTTTTTCAGCGCGGTCCCGAACCTGCTGCTTTCGGCGTTTCAGATTGGCGCGCAGGGCTGCGGCCTCCCGCGCCAGGCGTGCGTTCAGTTCCGCCTGCGCCTTTTCCTTCAGGGTCGGGCGGGGTTTCATGGGGGGCGTTTCGTTGGTCATTCTGAAACAATCTCGCTTTTTGACAGGAAACAGTCTTTCATCGATGTACCCAGCAACTCGTCGTAAACGCCGAGGGTCGCTGCCTGCATACGGCGCGTCGGATAGGTCTCGACGATATGGCGGCGTGCTGTTTCGGCCAGAAGTGTGAGAGCATCGGGCGGTGCGTCCAGCACGGCACAGATGGCATTTGCCAATGCCGCCGCATCGCCCGGGGCGACCAGCAGCCCGGTTTCTTCCGGCAGGACGGTTTCCACGGCGCCGCCGTGGGCGGATACGATGACCGGACGTCCCATGGCCTGCGCCTCGATCGCCACCCGGCCGAACGGTTCGGGGCGGAGCGAAGGCGCAACGACCACGTCGGCAAGTGCGTAAGCGGCCGGCATATCCTGGCACAGACCGGCAAAGCGCAGGCGGTCCGAGATTTTCAGGTCTCGTGCCCGCGTCACCAGTTCCCTGACGAACCTGTCGTCCGGATCGGCTGGACCGACGAACACACAGACCCATTCGCCGGGAAGCATCGTTGTCAGCAGGGCGAGCGCGTCCAGCATCAGCGCCTGGCCTTTCCAGCGTGTCAGGCGTCCCGGCAGCATCACGACCCGCGCGCCTTCCGGAATGGCCCATGCCTCGGCCAGCGACTGCACGCCTTTGCCGACGATGCGCGCCGGATCGAAGGCCTTGATATCTGCGCCACGTGGGATCAGGCGTAGCCGATCCGGCGCGACACCATATTGCGTGGCAAGGCGCTGGGCGATGAAGTCACTGATGGCGATCACTCGGGCACCACGCGCCAGCACGGCATTATAGCGCTTCTTGCCGGGCAAGTTCTCGCGATGCAGGCCATGCCAGGTCGTCACCAGAGGGATACGTGTCCGTTGGCAGGCGCGACTGGCGACCCAGGCTGGCGCCCGGGATCGGGCATGGACAAGATCCACGCCTTCGGCCCGGATAAGGGCGACCAGTTTGCGGGTATTGCGCCAGATGGCCCACGGTGATTTCCCGCGCAGGTCGAATTCGATATGCCGCGCGCCGATACCGTGGAGGCGTCCTGCCAGACGTCCGCCCGCACTGGCGACGAGTGCGCGGCCACCAGCCTGCGTTATGGCATCCGCGATCTCGAGAGCGCCGCGCTCCACGCCGCCGGCATCGAGTGCCGGCAAGACCTGCAGGATCGTAGGGCCTTGAAACGCATGAGACATGCTCAGCCGGTTAGCACGGGAAATGCGATGAGACGAGGCGCGCGGGAGCAGGCAATGTCAGGCGCGCTCATTTTCAGCCGATAGTTCCTGCAGGTCCAGTTGATGCTCGAGACTATGCAGCACATCATCGTGGATGGCGCCGGCGCGATGAAGACGCAGGATTTCCTTGCGCCCGGCCGTAATGGCAGCGAGCACAGCTGTGTAATGCGCAGATTTTTCTTCTGCGAGGAGTGTTTCCGACCGGCTGTATTCATCGGCCACGCGCGCGCGATAACCGAACTGCTCCAGAAGACGCGGGTGACGAAAGGCGCCATTGCTGTGTTGTGCGAGCTTTTCGATGGCGGTGAGTTGCACGGACGTCATGCGGGCGACGGCTTGCGCGCGCGTAAGATGCTCATCGGCGAAAGCGATGTTTTCCTTGGGCTCCATGACTCGGATGAGCCAGCCGATCGTCGTGCCCTGGAAGACGAC is a genomic window containing:
- a CDS encoding GMC family oxidoreductase, with protein sequence MNGPHHGNDDIVDVVIVGTGAGGAPLLAELARAGLRVVALEAGPRFNARQFTPDETEASEFYWREERLSGGDTPQAFGGNNSGTGVGGSLLHYGAFLPRPDARDFHLHAETGQGVDWPFDRATLLPYIERVETEIGVSGPDHYLWEPERRFRTPPPARNAAAQAMLRGCDALGIHASDGPVGLITAPWHEREACVGCGACHQGCRNGAKSGVENTYLPRAEADGAEIRPDCFVHHIERDAAGRVSAVVYRHNGVNYRQRCKQLVLSAGAVETARLLLHTGLANSSGQVGRNYMAHVSPQVWGTLPDETRPNKGYPSLAITEDLQRPENVDFVGGYLLQSLGMMPLTWATAVARGRGLWGSALTDYLRRYNHVVGIGAHGDCLPSERNRVTLSNEVGRAGVPKPHISFSYGANENAMNAHAIRTMTDIMSAAGATDIWSLSRDAHMIGTCRMGTDAATNVVDPYGRSFDIDNLWICDHSVFPSATSANPALAIMALSLRTAEAILSRR
- the murA gene encoding UDP-N-acetylglucosamine 1-carboxyvinyltransferase; this translates as MDRFIIRGGRRLEGEITIGGAKNAGLKLMVAGLLTGERLILSNVPQIADIATMRDLLRQHGVAVENVDAEGRTLSIGGPIESVEAPYDIVSKMRASILVLGPLLARMHEARVSLPGGCAIGTRPVDMHLKGLETLGAQIRLENGYINASAPGGLVGDRVVLPFASVGATENLLMAATLAKGRTEIVNAAREPEIGDLVECLNRMGARISGSGTGTLVIDGVEALHGAEHAIMADRIECGTYACAAGITGGDLRLIGGRIGDLGAVIRTLEEAGVEVIAEENAIRVRRDGPLQGVDIMTEPYPGFPTDMQAQFMAMLSVAEGASMITETIFENRYMHVPELNRMGARINVHGSSAIIRGVPSLSGAPVMATDLRASFSLILAGLAAQGETVLSRIYHLDRGYEAVDRKLAAVGASIERVRE
- a CDS encoding right-handed parallel beta-helix repeat-containing protein; this encodes MRHRLALICLATMLLADVGLAQAADIDVHSVGAACDGRHDDQPAFQSALDRLSADGGELVFSGTCRIDRPLIVHDTNMQSITIDGRGGTLLSHGNDILHFSLPADTHTSPTVALRDIRLKNDSGHLAGSAIVLDNAAVTGTSAGFQSPTIRDVIIDGFLRGIVLHDVGSALVSHVTITDVGNPQSEAIRIEGSSSKRNHWANNNFFENVTVVGGYGFHLVGAIQGVNITNSKVMLGTYGVKDDNDDSTEGVQITASYFEGHDGGIVLRNYSLVQFNGNSFDSTPNGLARDWHAIAIGDESANIYPMGIQIIGNQVSGFGQTTSPPFQIAAGQAVVSGNMAIGLADHDRACMRLATPENAKNDAIVLSGNDCWAAHGYDIRPGSHIIGDSNAWTGPHHDTLIRFPPPPLP
- the dcd gene encoding dCTP deaminase, giving the protein MPIMPDSWIRRMALERGMIEPFVEAQKREGVISYGLSSYGYDARVGEDFKIFTDVDNAVVDPKNFAANSFVTRTGDITIPPNSFALAHTIEYFRIPRDTLVVCLGKSTYARCGIIVNVTPLEPEWEGQVTIEISNTTKLPARIYANEGICQFLFFQGASPCEVSYADRAGKYMRQSGVTTPRL
- a CDS encoding WD40 repeat domain-containing protein is translated as MRRLWSFLLPVTALFHVSCAWSGPAHDLVISTQDGKYQRTDGAGLTRRPPAPDSVVVIDTRQFPPKIVTRIDQGIEQTIAGPPQSVAITPDGELALLGAPSRLDADGKTVVDSFLQVVALTEPHRGVIARLPMNTTIQGIAINRQGTLALACGVDGQLRVLRLRGREVTLLTTLRLAPRRLASVVFTPDGRHALVSRRDDGGIAVLDVDREEVRPNGHILASGLAPYALDVSSDGRWMVTGNVGLAGLPDFTLGQSTGDADTITLYDLSKQPFQAVDFATTPTLPEGIALSPDGKWVAVQSMDGSFLPHNQPGHSAHGSLTLFRNDHGHLVRTGHWASGIAGQGLAFAHGGDMLLVQRNVEHEIAVYRRIGGTLTPTGTVFHVGGGPVAINTLPR
- a CDS encoding putative quinol monooxygenase, producing MPKTLYATMRALPGHGHKVRALLIDLARDVRAEPGCERFVVYTRADNPECFHVEETYRDDDAFVAHMGTAHGRAFNKAIESLVEGGGSTVVMLNNVT
- a CDS encoding glycosyltransferase family 4 protein yields the protein MSHAFQGPTILQVLPALDAGGVERGALEIADAITQAGGRALVASAGGRLAGRLHGIGARHIEFDLRGKSPWAIWRNTRKLVALIRAEGVDLVHARSRAPAWVASRACQRTRIPLVTTWHGLHRENLPGKKRYNAVLARGARVIAISDFIAQRLATQYGVAPDRLRLIPRGADIKAFDPARIVGKGVQSLAEAWAIPEGARVVMLPGRLTRWKGQALMLDALALLTTMLPGEWVCVFVGPADPDDRFVRELVTRARDLKISDRLRFAGLCQDMPAAYALADVVVAPSLRPEPFGRVAIEAQAMGRPVIVSAHGGAVETVLPEETGLLVAPGDAAALANAICAVLDAPPDALTLLAETARRHIVETYPTRRMQAATLGVYDELLGTSMKDCFLSKSEIVSE